One window from the genome of Oryza glaberrima chromosome 3, OglaRS2, whole genome shotgun sequence encodes:
- the LOC127767391 gene encoding uncharacterized protein LOC127767391 isoform X3 has translation MAAGDHLRPGSYLGDVSALSFLPSSPRPLLLAGTGSELLVYDVDAARLVASFQVFDGVRVHGIQPRCPDGPSPGEVTVVVFGERRVKIFRIRADFEDGEACGVRLELEQRLPGFDHWVLDACFLEADGLLAIGLSDNSVALWDLSQRVLHARVKSPEKCLLYSMRMWGNSLESLLVASGTILNEILIWKIVPRALEKSLLCSYKSNTLGVEDYENMHISDKQYITIHLGRLKEHEGSIFRIAWSSDGSKFMSVSDDRSARIWMLSSQSQNFVNKADGQNDVQIIPKLTLFGHSARIWDCYVSNSLVITVGEDCSCCIWAMDGKLIKKFREHIGRGIWRCLYDPSTLLLATAGFDSAIKVHHLYNSSCHDKMEDKVVSDDVNYDSEVFSISSPTVSGQYGPMDSKSEYVRYLHFVKENDLYVATNNGYLHHAELSNSNNVRWTKVTQVAEVAPIICMDVMVMHSDISLNRDDIIALGDGRGNVTVVHLTASDLGPKVNSSFTWPAEKDRQLLGVYWCKSLECRHIFTADPRGVLKLWDIRNALFSNTLDITTSQKVPLIAVFESSFGARIMCLDVFPQDEVLVAGDKKGNITAFHFPKVLVEHESCGTQQNMPSCDRFKGAHGISSVTSVRIITSTSDHLQIHTTGGDGCICFFKYDRNVQKIEFFGMRQVKELGTVQSIFPPHASEKQLLSTYAIGFTSADFIIWDLENETKLLQISCGGWRRPYSYYLGMVPEYQNCFAFVKQDHNIHIHRHWAPCQDKKLLPQVFHMQFHGREVHSLCFIDPAGYSNPEKSSNLYIATGCEDGTMRLTGNSINSAGKWCSSKLLGEHVGGSAVRATCFVQKGYTSLDKSCNIIPNGNSDDTLVKNKDNISLLISVGSKQVLTTWVLQPKVAENRHICSSGLDVDSKQSLKGDSAMTFQWLSTHMPPKLTNRLKTGNVKNNNEEGDSSMMQPNQFIVDQLENDWRYLSVTAFLLEHPSTNSTVCFVVAACSDATVVLRALLLPSRLWFDVALLAPQGSPVLVLKHIIAAASVNCKDHGDTYIVVSGSTDGSITFWDLTDTIHGFMQLVSETQPHMVIDCQKRPRTGRGSQGGRRRWRTLPGRSLKKINEETSIPDGSIPNTPNATENTSETSNVEETDATNQNYAFSNLQSCNIPEVTPMHRFSGVHQSGVNCLHVSEMRACSYSTPGMSYCVISGGDDQAVHCFSFTLGSLQDCAINTSLDSPDNGAVKIICQHRVPSAHSSAVKGIWTDGIWAFSTGLDQRVRCWKMESSGKFTEYSHAIISVPEPETLDVVHDRAERKYWVAVAGRGMQMVEFLSAENDEEEISK, from the exons atggccgccggcgaccacctgCGGCCGGGCTCCTACCTCGGCGACGTCTCCGcgctctccttcctcccctcctccccccgcccTCTTCTCCTCGCCG GCACCGGATCGGAGCTGCTCGTCTacgacgtcgacgccgccagGCTTGTCGCCTCCTTCCAAGTGTTCGACGGCGTCCGCGTCCACGGCATCCAGCCCCGCTGCCCGGACGGCCCGTCTCCTGGCGAAGTCACCGTGGTGGTGTTCGGTGAGAGGAGGGTGAAGATTTTCAGGATTCGCGCCGACTTCGAGGATGGCGAAGCGTGCGGCGTGCGGTTGGAGTTGGAACAGAGGCTCCCCGGATTTGATCACTGGGTGCTGGACGCCTGCTTCCTGGAG GCTGATGGGCTGCTCGCGATCGGTTTGAGTGACAATTCAGTGGCATTATGGGATTTGAGCCAGCGTGTGTTGCATGCCCGAGTGAAATCGCCAG AGAAGTGCCTACTGTATTCGATGAGAATGTGGGGAAACTCTCTTGAATCTCTTCTCGTGGCTTCTGGAACAATTTTAAATGAG ATTCTTATTTGGAAAATTGTACCCCGAGCTCTGGAAAAATCTTTGTTATGCTCATATAAGAGCAACACTCTCGGTGTAGAGGACTATGAGAATATGCATATTAGTGATAAGCAATATATAACAATTCATCTTGGAAGGTTAAAGGAACATGAAGGTTCAATATTTAGAATAGCTTGGTCCTCTGATGGATCAAAGTTCATGTCTGTTTCCGATGACCGTAG TGCTCGCATCTGGATGTTGAGTTCTCAGTCACAGAACTTTGTCAATAAGGCAGATGGACAAAATGATGTTCAGATTATACCGAAACTCACACTTTTTGGGCATAGTGCTAGAATATGGGATTGCTATGTATCTAATTCT TTAGTTATTACAGTCGGCGAGGATTGTTCTTGTTGCATCTGGGCTATGGACGGAAAGCTAATCAAGAAGTTCAGGGAACACAT CGGCCGAGGAATATGGCGGTGTTTATATGATCCAAGCACACTACTGCTTGCCACTGCTGGGTTTGATTCAGCCATCAAAGTGCACCATCTTTATAACTCATCTTGTCATGACAAAATGGAAGACAAGGTGGTCTCAGACGATGTCAATTATGATTCTGAGGTCTTTTCAATATCATCCCCTACAGTGTCAGGACAGTATGGGCCCATGGACAG CAAAAGTGAGTATGTACGATACCTACACtttgtaaaagaaaatgatCTCTATGTTGCCACAAACAATGGATATCTGCATCATGCTGAGCTCTCTAATTCCAACAATGTAAGATGGACCAAGGTTACTCAAGTTGCTGAGGTGGCACCGATTATTTGCATGGATGTTATGGTAATGCACTCAGATATTTCACTGAATAGGGATGATATCATTGCCCTTGGAGATGGACGTGGAAATGTTACTGTTGTCCATTTAACTGCCAGTGATCTTGGACCTAAAGTGAATTCATCTTTTACCTGGCCAGCAGAAAAAGATAGGCAGCTACTAGGAGTATACTGGTGCAAATCTCTTGAATGTAG ACACATTTTCACAGCTGATCCTAGAGGTGTGCTTAAGTTATGGGACATAAGGAATGCCCTTTTTTCAAATACCCTTGATATCACTACATCTCAGAAGGTTCCTCTTATTGCTGTGTTTGAATCTTCCTTTGGGGCAAGAATCATGTGCTTAGATGTGTTTCCTCAGGACGAG GTCCTTGTAGCTGGTGATAAGAAGGGTAACATAACTGCCTTTCATTTCCCTAAAGTACTGGTAGAACATGAGAGCTGTGGGACGCAACAGAATATGCCTTCATGTGATCGTTTTAAAGGAGCTCATGGAATTTCTAGTGTCACAAGTGTTCGTATAATTACCTCAACTTCTGATCATCTTCAAATTCACACC ACAGGGGGAGACGGTTGCATTTGCTTTTTCAAGTATGACAGAAATGTGCAAAAGATTGAATTTTTTGGAATGAGACAAGTAAAAGAGTTGGGCACCGTTCAATCCATCTTTCCTCCTCATGCCTCAGAAAAGCAATTGCTTAGCACCTATGCAATAGGTTTCACTTCTGCCGATTTTATCATTTGGGACCTTGAAAATGAAACAAAG CTGCTTCAAATATCCTGTGGAGGGTGGCGCCGTCCTTATTCATATTATCTTGGCATGGTCCCTGAGTATCAGAATTGTTTTGCCTTTGTTAAG CAGGATCATAACATTCACATTCATAGGCACTGGGCACCATGTCAAGACAAGAAATTGCTTCCTCAAGTTTTCCATATGCAGTTCCATGGAAGAGAAGTGCACTCTTTGTGCTTCATAGATCCAGCAGGCTATTCAAATCCTGAGAAGAGCTCAAATCTGTATATTGCAACAGGATGTGAAGATGGAACCATGCGACTTACAGG GAACTCAATTAATAGTGCTGGAAAATGGTGTTCCTCCAAGCTGCTGGGGGAGCATGTTGGTGGATCAGCTGTGAGAGCGACATGCTTCGTGCAGAAGGGCTACACATCGTTAGATAAATCATGTAACATCATCCCCAATGGCAACTCTGATGACACTTTAGTCAAAAACAAGGATAACATTTCCTTATTAATATCCGTTGGATCAAAGCAAGTCCTGACTACTTGGGTTTTACAGCCTAAGGTTGCAGAAAATAGACATATCTGTTCTAGTGGCTTAGATGTAGACTCCAAGCAAAGCTTGAAAGGTGATTCAGCCATGACATTTCAATGGCTTTCTACCCACATGCCTCCAAAGCTTACCAATAGGTTGAAAACTGGcaatgtaaaaaataataatgaggAAGGGGATTCCTCTATGATGCAACCCAACCAGTTTATTGTGGATCAGCTGGAAAATGACTGGCGTTATCTTTCGGTTACAGCATTTCTTTTGGAACATCCTTCCACCAA TTCGACAGTGTGTTTTGTTGTTGCTGCTTGCTCTGACGCTACAGTCGTGCTCCGTGCTCTTCTTTTGCCTTCTAGGCTATG GTTTGATGTTGCCTTGTTGGCTCCACAGGGATCACCAGTTCTGGTGCTCAAGCATATTATTGCTGCAGCTAGTGTCAACTGCAAAG ACCATGGAGATACATACATTGTTGTGAGTGGATCTACAGATGGTAGCATTACTTTCTGGGACCTTACAGATACTATTCATGGATTTATGCAACTAGTATCAGAGACTCAACCACACATGGTTATTGATTGCCAAAAGCGGCCCAGAACAGGAAGAGGAAGTCAAGGCGGTCGGCGCAGGTGGAGAACACTGCCGGGCCGTTCTTTGAAAAAGATAAATGAAGAGACATCGATCCCTGATGGGAGCATCCCGAATACTCCAAATGCTACTGAAAATACATCTGAAACTTCTAATGTGGAAGAAACTGATGCCACAAACCAGAACTATGCATTCTCAAATTTGCAATCGTGTAATATACCTGAAGTGACACCAATGCACAGATTCTCCGGTGTTCACCAGTCAGGCGTCAACTGCCTCCATGTCTCAGAGATGAGGGCTTGCTCGTACTCGACACCTGGCATGTCTTACTGTGTCATAAGCGGTGGGGATGATCAAGCTGTTCACTGTTTCAGTTTTACATTAGGATCTCTTCAGGATTGCGCAATAAATACAAGCCTAGACTCACCTGACAATGGTGCAGTTAAAATTATTTGTCAACATAGGGTTCCTTCTGCCCACAGTTCAGCAGTTAAAG GCATCTGGACGGATGGCATATGGGCTTTCTCTACTGGCCTTGATCAAAGAGTAAGATGTTGGAAGATGGAGTCATCTGGCAAATTCACTGAGTATTCCCATGCTATCATCAGCGTACCTGAGCCAGAAACTTTGGATGTTGTACATGACCG TGCAGAGAGGAAATACTGGGTTGCTGTTGCTGGAAGGGGAATGCAAATGGTTGAGTTCTTGTCAGCAGAAAATGACGAGGAAGAAATATCAAAATGA
- the LOC127767391 gene encoding uncharacterized protein LOC127767391 isoform X4 yields the protein MAAGDHLRPGSYLGDVSALSFLPSSPRPLLLAGTGSELLVYDVDAARLVASFQVFDGVRVHGIQPRCPDGPSPGEVTVVVFGERRVKIFRIRADFEDGEACGVRLELEQRLPGFDHWVLDACFLEADGLLAIGLSDNSVALWDLSQRVLHARVKSPEKCLLYSMRMWGNSLESLLVASGTILNEILIWKIVPRALEKSLLCSYKSNTLGVEDYENMHISDKQYITIHLGRLKEHEGSIFRIAWSSDGSKFMSVSDDRSARIWMLSSQSQNFVNKADGQNDVQIIPKLTLFGHSARIWDCYVSNSLVITVGEDCSCCIWAMDGKLIKKFREHIGRGIWRCLYDPSTLLLATAGFDSAIKVHHLYNSSCHDKMEDKVVSDDVNYDSEVFSISSPTVSGQYGPMDSKSEYVRYLHFVKENDLYVATNNGYLHHAELSNSNNVRWTKVTQVAEVAPIICMDVMVMHSDISLNRDDIIALGDGRGNVTVVHLTASDLGPKVNSSFTWPAEKDRQLLGVYWCKSLECRHIFTADPRGVLKLWDIRNALFSNTLDITTSQKVPLIAVFESSFGARIMCLDVFPQDEVLVAGDKKGNITAFHFPKVLVEHESCGTQQNMPSCDRFKGAHGISSVTSVRIITSTSDHLQIHTTGGDGCICFFKYDRNVQKIEFFGMRQVKELGTVQSIFPPHASEKQLLSTYAIGFTSADFIIWDLENETKLLQISCGGWRRPYSYYLGMVPEYQNCFAFVKQDHNIHIHRHWAPCQDKKLLPQVFHMQFHGREVHSLCFIDPAGYSNPEKSSNLYIATGCEDGTMRLTGNSINSAGKWCSSKLLGEHVGGSAVRATCFVQKGYTSLDKSCNIIPNGNSDDTLVKNKDNISLLISVGSKQVLTTWVLQPKVAENRHICSSGLDVDSKQSLKGDSAMTFQWLSTHMPPKLTNRLKTGNVKNNNEEGDSSMMQPNQFIVDQLENDWRYLSVTAFLLEHPSTNSTVCFVVAACSDATVVLRALLLPSRLWFDVALLAPQGSPVLVLKHIIAAASVNCKDTADHGDTYIVVSGSTDGSITFWDLTDTIHGFMQLVSETQPHMVIDCQKRPRTGRGSQGGRRRWRTLPGRSLKKINEETSIPDGSIPNTPNATENTSETSNVEETDATNQNYAFSNLQSCNIPEVTPMHRFSGVHQSGVNCLHVSEMRACSYSTPGMSYCVISGGDDQAVHCFSFTLGSLQDCAINTSLDSPDNGAVKIICQHRVPSAHSSAVKGIWTDGIWAFSTGLDQRVRCWKMESSGKFTEYSHAIISVPEPETLDVVHDREEILGCCCWKGNANG from the exons atggccgccggcgaccacctgCGGCCGGGCTCCTACCTCGGCGACGTCTCCGcgctctccttcctcccctcctccccccgcccTCTTCTCCTCGCCG GCACCGGATCGGAGCTGCTCGTCTacgacgtcgacgccgccagGCTTGTCGCCTCCTTCCAAGTGTTCGACGGCGTCCGCGTCCACGGCATCCAGCCCCGCTGCCCGGACGGCCCGTCTCCTGGCGAAGTCACCGTGGTGGTGTTCGGTGAGAGGAGGGTGAAGATTTTCAGGATTCGCGCCGACTTCGAGGATGGCGAAGCGTGCGGCGTGCGGTTGGAGTTGGAACAGAGGCTCCCCGGATTTGATCACTGGGTGCTGGACGCCTGCTTCCTGGAG GCTGATGGGCTGCTCGCGATCGGTTTGAGTGACAATTCAGTGGCATTATGGGATTTGAGCCAGCGTGTGTTGCATGCCCGAGTGAAATCGCCAG AGAAGTGCCTACTGTATTCGATGAGAATGTGGGGAAACTCTCTTGAATCTCTTCTCGTGGCTTCTGGAACAATTTTAAATGAG ATTCTTATTTGGAAAATTGTACCCCGAGCTCTGGAAAAATCTTTGTTATGCTCATATAAGAGCAACACTCTCGGTGTAGAGGACTATGAGAATATGCATATTAGTGATAAGCAATATATAACAATTCATCTTGGAAGGTTAAAGGAACATGAAGGTTCAATATTTAGAATAGCTTGGTCCTCTGATGGATCAAAGTTCATGTCTGTTTCCGATGACCGTAG TGCTCGCATCTGGATGTTGAGTTCTCAGTCACAGAACTTTGTCAATAAGGCAGATGGACAAAATGATGTTCAGATTATACCGAAACTCACACTTTTTGGGCATAGTGCTAGAATATGGGATTGCTATGTATCTAATTCT TTAGTTATTACAGTCGGCGAGGATTGTTCTTGTTGCATCTGGGCTATGGACGGAAAGCTAATCAAGAAGTTCAGGGAACACAT CGGCCGAGGAATATGGCGGTGTTTATATGATCCAAGCACACTACTGCTTGCCACTGCTGGGTTTGATTCAGCCATCAAAGTGCACCATCTTTATAACTCATCTTGTCATGACAAAATGGAAGACAAGGTGGTCTCAGACGATGTCAATTATGATTCTGAGGTCTTTTCAATATCATCCCCTACAGTGTCAGGACAGTATGGGCCCATGGACAG CAAAAGTGAGTATGTACGATACCTACACtttgtaaaagaaaatgatCTCTATGTTGCCACAAACAATGGATATCTGCATCATGCTGAGCTCTCTAATTCCAACAATGTAAGATGGACCAAGGTTACTCAAGTTGCTGAGGTGGCACCGATTATTTGCATGGATGTTATGGTAATGCACTCAGATATTTCACTGAATAGGGATGATATCATTGCCCTTGGAGATGGACGTGGAAATGTTACTGTTGTCCATTTAACTGCCAGTGATCTTGGACCTAAAGTGAATTCATCTTTTACCTGGCCAGCAGAAAAAGATAGGCAGCTACTAGGAGTATACTGGTGCAAATCTCTTGAATGTAG ACACATTTTCACAGCTGATCCTAGAGGTGTGCTTAAGTTATGGGACATAAGGAATGCCCTTTTTTCAAATACCCTTGATATCACTACATCTCAGAAGGTTCCTCTTATTGCTGTGTTTGAATCTTCCTTTGGGGCAAGAATCATGTGCTTAGATGTGTTTCCTCAGGACGAG GTCCTTGTAGCTGGTGATAAGAAGGGTAACATAACTGCCTTTCATTTCCCTAAAGTACTGGTAGAACATGAGAGCTGTGGGACGCAACAGAATATGCCTTCATGTGATCGTTTTAAAGGAGCTCATGGAATTTCTAGTGTCACAAGTGTTCGTATAATTACCTCAACTTCTGATCATCTTCAAATTCACACC ACAGGGGGAGACGGTTGCATTTGCTTTTTCAAGTATGACAGAAATGTGCAAAAGATTGAATTTTTTGGAATGAGACAAGTAAAAGAGTTGGGCACCGTTCAATCCATCTTTCCTCCTCATGCCTCAGAAAAGCAATTGCTTAGCACCTATGCAATAGGTTTCACTTCTGCCGATTTTATCATTTGGGACCTTGAAAATGAAACAAAG CTGCTTCAAATATCCTGTGGAGGGTGGCGCCGTCCTTATTCATATTATCTTGGCATGGTCCCTGAGTATCAGAATTGTTTTGCCTTTGTTAAG CAGGATCATAACATTCACATTCATAGGCACTGGGCACCATGTCAAGACAAGAAATTGCTTCCTCAAGTTTTCCATATGCAGTTCCATGGAAGAGAAGTGCACTCTTTGTGCTTCATAGATCCAGCAGGCTATTCAAATCCTGAGAAGAGCTCAAATCTGTATATTGCAACAGGATGTGAAGATGGAACCATGCGACTTACAGG GAACTCAATTAATAGTGCTGGAAAATGGTGTTCCTCCAAGCTGCTGGGGGAGCATGTTGGTGGATCAGCTGTGAGAGCGACATGCTTCGTGCAGAAGGGCTACACATCGTTAGATAAATCATGTAACATCATCCCCAATGGCAACTCTGATGACACTTTAGTCAAAAACAAGGATAACATTTCCTTATTAATATCCGTTGGATCAAAGCAAGTCCTGACTACTTGGGTTTTACAGCCTAAGGTTGCAGAAAATAGACATATCTGTTCTAGTGGCTTAGATGTAGACTCCAAGCAAAGCTTGAAAGGTGATTCAGCCATGACATTTCAATGGCTTTCTACCCACATGCCTCCAAAGCTTACCAATAGGTTGAAAACTGGcaatgtaaaaaataataatgaggAAGGGGATTCCTCTATGATGCAACCCAACCAGTTTATTGTGGATCAGCTGGAAAATGACTGGCGTTATCTTTCGGTTACAGCATTTCTTTTGGAACATCCTTCCACCAA TTCGACAGTGTGTTTTGTTGTTGCTGCTTGCTCTGACGCTACAGTCGTGCTCCGTGCTCTTCTTTTGCCTTCTAGGCTATG GTTTGATGTTGCCTTGTTGGCTCCACAGGGATCACCAGTTCTGGTGCTCAAGCATATTATTGCTGCAGCTAGTGTCAACTGCAAAG ACACCGCAGACCATGGAGATACATACATTGTTGTGAGTGGATCTACAGATGGTAGCATTACTTTCTGGGACCTTACAGATACTATTCATGGATTTATGCAACTAGTATCAGAGACTCAACCACACATGGTTATTGATTGCCAAAAGCGGCCCAGAACAGGAAGAGGAAGTCAAGGCGGTCGGCGCAGGTGGAGAACACTGCCGGGCCGTTCTTTGAAAAAGATAAATGAAGAGACATCGATCCCTGATGGGAGCATCCCGAATACTCCAAATGCTACTGAAAATACATCTGAAACTTCTAATGTGGAAGAAACTGATGCCACAAACCAGAACTATGCATTCTCAAATTTGCAATCGTGTAATATACCTGAAGTGACACCAATGCACAGATTCTCCGGTGTTCACCAGTCAGGCGTCAACTGCCTCCATGTCTCAGAGATGAGGGCTTGCTCGTACTCGACACCTGGCATGTCTTACTGTGTCATAAGCGGTGGGGATGATCAAGCTGTTCACTGTTTCAGTTTTACATTAGGATCTCTTCAGGATTGCGCAATAAATACAAGCCTAGACTCACCTGACAATGGTGCAGTTAAAATTATTTGTCAACATAGGGTTCCTTCTGCCCACAGTTCAGCAGTTAAAG GCATCTGGACGGATGGCATATGGGCTTTCTCTACTGGCCTTGATCAAAGAGTAAGATGTTGGAAGATGGAGTCATCTGGCAAATTCACTGAGTATTCCCATGCTATCATCAGCGTACCTGAGCCAGAAACTTTGGATGTTGTACATGACCG AGAGGAAATACTGGGTTGCTGTTGCTGGAAGGGGAATGCAAATGGTTGA